A single region of the Brassica rapa cultivar Chiifu-401-42 chromosome A03, CAAS_Brap_v3.01, whole genome shotgun sequence genome encodes:
- the LOC103838705 gene encoding transcription termination factor MTERF4, chloroplastic-like: MYSLILHGRRFCELQKWRHLNEYPFSNSFSSTSAAILQDGQNFTVSYLVGSLGLTSKLAESISKKLSLEDEDRNPDSVLNLLKSHAFTDSQISTIITEYPQVLTLDAEKTLAPKLKLLLSRGASTSELTEIISKVPEILGKKSISIYYDSVKCIIEADSNDDSFPQGTSLENKVRNVSVLRGLGMPQKLLLPLLISKSQPICGKENFDASLKRVIEMGFDPTTSKFVLALRMLYQMSDKTIEEKVEVYKTLGFTVEDIWEIFRSTPTFLKVSKTKMLSSMETFLGLGFSRDEFAMMVKRYPLCIEYSTESVIKKTEFLLKEMNWTVKAVALHPQVAGYSLDKRIVPRCNVIKALLSKGLIGSELPPVSSVLSCTDPKFLNKYVMKHDELVPELLAIYKGQVDHKSLPQQ; encoded by the coding sequence ATGTATTCTTTGATACTCCATGGAAGAAGGTTCTGCGAGTTGCAGAAATGGCGTCATTTAAATGAATATCCTTTCTCCAACTCCTTTTCCTCTACTAGTGCAGCAATCCTTCAAGATGGTCAGAACTTTACAGTGTCTTACCTCGTTGGCTCACTGGGTCTGACTTCAAAACTCGCCGAATCAATCTCAAAGAAACTCAGTCTCGAAGACGAAGACAGAAACCCAGATTCGGTTCTGAATCTTCTAAAGAGTCACGCTTTCACAGATTCTCAGATCTCCACCATCATTACAGAGTACCCACAAGTCCTAACACTAGACGCTGAGAAAACACTCGCTCCCAAGCTCAAGTTGCTGCTTTCCAGAGGAGCTTCAACCTCCGAGCTCACCGAGATTATCTCCAAAGTTCCAGAGATCTTGGGAAAGAAGTCTATCAGCATATACTATGACTCTGTCAAATGCATCATCGAAGCAGATAGTAATGATGACTCTTTCCCACAGGGTACTAGTTTAGAGAACAAAGTCAGAAACGTATCTGTTCTTAGAGGTTTAGGTATGCCTCAGAAGCTCTTACTCCCCTTGCTCATCTCCAAATCTCAGCCCATTTGCGGAAAAGAGAACTTCGATGCTTCCCTCAAGAGGGTCATCGAGATGGGTTTTGATCCGACCACCTCAAAGTTTGTCCTAGCTCTCCGCATGCTTTACCAAATGAGCGACAAGACGATTGAGGAGAAAGTTGAAGTCTATAAGACTTTAGGCTTCACTGTCGAAGATATATGGGAGATCTTCAGGAGCACTCCTACTTTCCTGAAAGTCTCCAAGACCAAGATGCTGAGCTCCATGGAGACGTTTCTAGGGTTAGGGTTCAGCAGGGATGAGTTTGCCATGATGGTCAAACGCTATCCTCTCTGCATTGAGTATTCCACGGAGTCGGTTATAAAGAAGACTGAGTTTTTGCTGAAGGAGATGAATTGGACGGTGAAGGCCGTTGCTTTGCACCCTCAGGTTGCTGGTTACAGCTTGGACAAGAGGATTGTGCCAAGGTGTAACGTGATCAAAGCTCTCTTGTCCAAAGGGTTGATTGGGAGTGAACTCCCTCCAGTGTCGTCTGTTTTGTCGTGTACGGATCCGAAGTTCTTGAACAAGTATGTGATGAAGCATGACGAGCTGGTGCCTGAGTTGTTGGCTATCTATAAAGGACAAGTAGACCACAAGTCACTCCCACAACAGTGA